In the Lepus europaeus isolate LE1 chromosome 10, mLepTim1.pri, whole genome shotgun sequence genome, TTTGGTCACGCCAAGGGTTCCGGCAGAGCGCGTCTCCCACCCCACTTCGAAGGCAGCAGCCGGCGACCGCTGaagccccaggctgggctgcagctgaGGTCCCAGCTGTCTGCTTCCCTTACTGAACCTGATTCTGACTTCTCAAAAAAATGCACCCGGAAACCATGAGCAGAAAAACctcacagaaaaaaacaaaacaatcagaATACAAACCCGAACCAAGACTGGCTACGCGATGACTAATTTCTCTAATTTGGAAAGGGCTtgcagaattcaaaataaaaagataaactaaATAGGAAAAaggacagctttaaaaaaaaaaaaaaaaaacacagaggggcCACGGAAGTGAAGCTGTTTCTAAGGATCCGGTTAGACGCACGGTAACAGCCGTAGGGAAAATTGCCCACCATCCAAAACGACtcgctgtgtttgtgtgttcataGAAAGAACCACCTTCAAAGGCATCCACAGCACGAATCGCTCCTGTGACCGCAGAGCAAGTTACTTCGTAACGAGATCTCAggtcttgggaaaaaaaaaaaaaattgcgtaACACTTCCCAATTCCAACTCCGAGGTCCTGCAGCTGCCGACAACCACGACCAGCGTCCGGCAGGGTGCCGGGAGGACCCTCTGCGGCCCCTTCTCTCCAGAAAGGCGCCCGTGCCCAGCGGGGGCTCCGACCCGCCGCCGCCCGAACGCTTACATAAGCGGCACGGGGCGCCCGGCTCCATCCGCAGGTGCGGCCCGCCCAGGGAGGCTCTCAGCCTCGCCCCCAGAcccttctaagaaaaaaaaaaaaaaaaaagcgggagGCGGAGGGAAAGGGGGGTGGCTTATCACAAAGACAGGCGGGTGTCTCCCCCAAGCCCAGCGGCAGGCCTGCGAGCGCGAGGAGCCCCCGCCGCGGCTCTCCTCGCACGGCCCCCATCATCTCGGCCTCCTCCCCAAGGCCTCCTGCGGGAACCCGAAGGCTGGGCAGGGCCGCCTCGCGCGGCCAAGGCCGACACCCGGGCGGGGGAAGCCAGCTCATCTCATTCCGCAGGAGGCCGGCCGGACGCGCTACCTCTCGGAGAAGCTTTTCACCAGCAGCCACACAACGAGCGGCAGGTTCTCACGCTCGTTGTAGGTCGGCAGGAGCACGGAATACTTGTCCTGTCGCCTCCCGCGTCCCGCCTGCTCGTGCCGAGATCCGGGGAGCGCCCGACTCCCTTCCGTGGAGGCCATGGCGGAACTGCGCCAGGCGCCGGAAGCGGAATTACGTAAGAGCCGCGCGAAAGGGGCGGGTCGGACCGTACCAAGTTCCGGGAGAGGGGGACGGTTAGCTGTTCCTCGCTTTCCGACCTCTGTGAGGTCCAGTGAAAATGTTAGAAACCTGCGAGTCGATCAAGTTGAAGCCTAAGGTTTCTTAGCACGTGGAAATCTATTTTTCGCCTTTTCCCAGAGTCCACGGGGATGTTTGGATTGCCCCAGTCTCTAGGCGACGATAAGCCGGAACCGGAAATGCCCTGCACGCGCCAGCCCCCGGCGGACGTCGCCATGGCTGCCCGGGAGGAGGTGCTGGCTCTACGGGCTCAGGTTGCCCAGcgtgaggaggagctggagtccCTGAAGCAGAGGCTGGCGGCGGCTCTGTTGGCGGAGCGGGAACCGGAGTCGGAGCAGCCGGCGCCGGTGTCGCCGCTGCCGCCCAGGGCGTCCCTGTCGCGAGACGAGATTCTGCGCTACAGCCGGCAGCTGGTGCTGCCCGAGCTGGGCGTGCAGGGCCAGCTGCGCCTGGCGGCCGCGTCCGTGCTCATCGTCGGCTGCGGGGGCCTCGGCTGCCCTCTGGCGCAGTACCTGGCGGCGGCCGGCGTGGGCCGCCTCGGCCTGGTGGACTACGACGTGGTGGAGGTGAGCAACCTGGCCCGCCAGGTGCTGCACGACGAGGCGCTGGCCGGCCAGGCCAAAGTCTTTTCGGCCGCCGCTTCGCTGCGCCGCCTCAATTCGGCCGTGGAGTGCGTGCCCTACGCCCAGGCCCTCACCGCGGCCACGGCGCTCGACCTGGTCCGGCGCTACGACGTGGTGGCCGACTGCTCCGACAACGCGCCCACTCGCTACCTGGTGAGCGACGCCTGTGTGCTGGCCGGCCGGCCCCTGGTGTCGGCCAGCGCCCTGCGCTTCGAGGGCCAGATCACGGTGTACCACTACGGCGGCGGGCCGTGCTACCGCTGCGTGTTCCCGCAGCCGCCCCCCGCCGACACGGTGACGAGCTGCGCCGACGGCGGCGTGCTGGGCGTGGTGACCGGCGTCCTGGGCTGCCTGCAGGCGCTGGAGGTGCTGAAGATCGCCGCGGGGCTGGGCCCCTCCTACAGCGGCCGCCTGCTGCTCTTCGACGCGCTCTCGGGGTGCTTCCGCTGCATCGGGCTGCGGGGGCGCAGGCCCGACTGCGCGGCCTGTGGGGAGCGGCCCACGGTGACCGCCCTGCAGGACTACGAAGCCCTCTGTGGCTCGTCGGCCACCGAGAAGTGCCGctccctgcagctcctgggccccGAGGAGCGCATTTCCGTGACCGACTACAAGCGGCTCCTGGATGCCGGGGCGCCGCACCTGCTGCTGGACGTCCGGCCGCGAGTGGAGGTGGACATCTGTCGCCTGCCGCATGCGCTGCACGTGCCCTTGAAGCTGCTGGAGCGCAGGGACGCGGAGAGCCTGCGGCTGCTCGGCGAAGCTGTCCGCGAGCGGGGCCGGGCCGCCCCGGAGGGCGCAGCGCTCCGCGTGTGCGTGATCTGCAAGCTGGGCAACGACTCGCAGAAGGCCGTGAGGATCCTGCAGGCCCTGCCCCAAGTGCCGGAGCTGGCCTCGCTGAGGGTGCAGGACGTGGCGGGCGGGCTCATGGCCTGGGCCGCCAAGGTGGACGGCTCCTTCCCGCAGTACTGAGCGCCCGCTGGAGGCGAGGGGAAGGGTGCGCAGCCGGGGGCCACCGAGAAGCATTTGTTTGTGTTCTCTTCTGGGATGCACCaagggcctgggggctgcagcaTCCGAGTGGGCGGAGCCGGTCACGGGGCTTCCGGCTGCAGCGGCTGGGAGGATGTAGGGGCTGTGACTGTTTCCAGGAGGGGCCTTGAACGTGGGAAATGCACCGTGACACCGGTTTGTATTCCGAACTGCACATCGTTTTTGTCAGCCTGCTGCTGATGGAAAAGCGCTCTGAACTGTCTGAGGCTTGGAGCGAAGTTGTGAGCTGGGCTCGCCGAGCTGACCACAGAAGGTGTATGCTCAGGGTAGTGTCAGGTGTTCTCGGGGTCTGGTCTCTAAGTCAGACGTAAGGGTTCGTTCGTCGGTTGTCTTCTCCGGGAAGTGACATTTTGAATCAGTGTGGATGAGATCTTTCCAGTTCAGTGAATTACAGGAGACCGTTTGCCTGTCAGTCGCTTATGAATTGCCAACTTTCCTTAAAGTTCGCTCAGGGTCCACCTTACGTTCATGCAGTCACATTTTCTTTGCTCTGTGGTTTGCTTTGGAATCTTCCAGGCGGTGTCTCAgctgcccccctcctcctccaaccGCCTTTCCTGTTCTGATAATTATCCGAGCGTTTTACAGCAGTGTAGGGTACAGGTGTTTCTGTGCGCCACGTTAAACCACACTTTCATGAACTGGGAGACGCCCAGCTCCTCGTATGTACAACAGATTCGAAGTTTGGCACGTGAGTGTGCCGGCGGCTGTCCGTGTTCTCTGGCTGCTTATTGTGAGTGGGCCCGTGgtcagatttctttttctaaagagaaGCAGAAACTGCAGAGAGAACTGAAATCCCGTGTGTCCGCCAGCAAAGCTTTCAGAAGTTCAAAAGCCTTGTGGGGCGGATTCACTCACTGGCGTACAGCTCTCGTGTTGTTGCACAGGGGTGGTCTCCGCACTTGTTAGCTGGAAGACTGTGCCTGGCGCGGTGGTCTCCGCACTTGTTAGCTGGAACGCTGTGCCTGGCGCGGTGGTCTCCGCACTTGTTAGCTGGAACGCTGTGCCTGGCGCCTTGGACAGGCGTACTTTGTGCTCTAAACCTTTATGaagacagaggtctcccaccaTGGCTTCTTGTAGGGAGCTAGGGAAATACATGACAGACCCAGAGCAGAGAACAAAGAGGGCTGCCGTGGCCGTGTGTCTTCCAGCTCTTCAAGTGCAGGACTGATTGGATAACTAACATATCCAGAAACAAGTGGACAGACACGAACCATTTCATCGTGCGAACACTGCCGTCTGTTAGGCAGCTGCCGTAGTTCTCGCAAATCCCCTTGGCACTGGGGTCAGGCACCAGAAACCGACCCTGACTACATGGGGAAAGGGTTTGTTCAAGCCAAAGCCGTAGGAGGTGCTGTTGAGAATCTGGGGGACAAATTCAAGGAGTGAATGCCCCCCACACCACAAACAGAACTGGcttgctgccccagccctgcccccctgcTCTCCCAGAAAGCCCAGTGGGTCCCCCCAGCCACATGGTGAGAGGTGGCCACATTGCCGAGCCAGTCCCACGAGGGTGTCTGGTGGGCGGAACCCAgtcccctgcctgcctgggtgccagctgcaggagaggccgcagaagggaggcagggaagggcttTCCAGAGACGGCCGCTGAGGAGATCCAGACGCCCGGTACAGAACCAAGACCTCTAGCACTTGAAGTTCTGCTTAGGATTGTGACTAAGTTTTTACATTCACGTGGGATTTGAACTTGATCGcgtattttccttttcatttaacaAGTGCCTTTGGTGTCCTGGTTAGCTAGCATTCTAAGCTCTAGGATAAACTGAACAAAGACTTCTCTTTGTCAGAGTTTATATTTTATTGGGGGTGACAAatcacagagagagctcttcctgcACACACCAGAAATGCCCCTGGGTACACGTGCACAGACCTCTGCCCCCAGAGTGGAGTCCTCAGAGCCCCCCATCCAGCGTTGGTCAAGGGAGAGCAGTGTTCTCCCGGAAGCTTGTCCGTTTCTGAGGACCCCCACACGCCTGAGGTCAGCTGTGTGACCCAGTTTGCTGTACTCAGAAGATGGCCTTTGTACACTGTATCATCTCACATCCCATGGGTTAGAGGAGGTAACAGAAACTCCTGTCATTGGAAACCTTGCGTCTGCCTGCGTTGTTGGAGGACAATTCTGCGGTCCATTTGGAATGTCAGGAAAACCGCTACAGTGTGGGAGTGggaaagcattttgcaaataCAGTGGTGACGGGTTAATTCCTACCTTTGATGAGCTGTGATTTCTGAAGCACTCTGGATGTGAAAGAATTGGGATGACAAATAGGGTATCTGTCTATCTAACATAtgtatatgaggggacttcaaaaagttcacaggggCTTGCGTGATGGTGGAGcaagtgaagccaccacctgtgccgctggcatcccacattggtgctggttcgagtcccagctgctcaacttcccatccagctccctactaatgggcctgggaaagcagtagaagatgacccaagtacttgggcccctgtacccacatgggagaccccgttggagttccaggctcctgtcctcagcctagcctagcccagccctgcccattgcggccatttggggagtaaaccagcaggtgaaagatctgtgtgtctctccctctctttggaactctgcttttcaaataaattaattaaaatatttttaaaagttcatggaaatggaattgaaaggtgtgttttggtgcaaaaatatttcgAGATCTATACATAATCTCTCCATGACATGCATTCTCCATAGCTCTCTGCAGACCCATGTAGTTCACATGAAGTCTGTGTGTTGACACCGCCTCTAGTTTCTAACCCTACTTCAATTAtttggcatctttttttaaaaagatttattttattggcaagtcagagttacacagagagaggagaggcagagagagagagagatcctccatccgatggttcactccccaattggccgcaacagccagagctgtgctgatctgaagccaggagccaggagcttcttccgagtctcccacgcacgtgcaggggcccaaggacttgggtcttgaaccggcgcccatatgggatgccggcgcttcaggccccagggcattaacccgctgcgccacagcactggccccattattTGGCATCTTAAAAGCAGAAAATTATGAATTACCTAGGTgttttctgtctgccttttaatgccatttttggGCAGGTTGCTGCAGGCAAGGGGGGGAGAAGGCTCATATCACATGTGCCTTCCTGGTGGCCCCGTGGCTAAGAGGGAGGCGGAGAAGAGCAACATTGATAGAAGATGGGCGTCACCTTTAATCTGCAGTCTCCCTGCCCAGTGCTTGCAGACGAGGGAAGCCTTGAATGAACTGGAACTTCGCAGTTCAGCTGAGCACAGCAGAACTGCTGAGCAGGGCGTCTGTGTGTCCCAGCGAAGGCAATCCTGTCTCACAGCTCGGGCTGCCCAgcggcctccccacccccaccagcttcCTCACTGGCAAGATGCAACATCCGACGCTCCCTTCCCAGGCTCCTCTGCAAGTCAGGAAGGACCTGCGCTCTTGAACCATTTCTCCCTGCAAACACTGAATCTGACCACTTCTGTCTCCACTGCCTACGGCACCCTAGGCATCCATCATCGCTTAAGCAAATTCATGGCTTTTCAGGGGATAACCACAGAAAATGCTGATCACATCAGTGAGTACCAAGAGTGCTATCAgtctttggtctttttttttttttttttttttgacaggcagagtggacagtgagagagagagacagagagaaaggtcttccttttgccattggttcaccctccaatggccgccgcggccagcgcactgctgccggcgcaccgcgctgatccgatggcaggagccaggtgcttctcctggtctcccatggggtgcagggcccaagcacttgggccatcctccactgcactccctggcaacagcagagagctggcctggaagaggggcaactgggacagaatccgatgccctgaccgggactagaacccagtgtgccggcgccgcaaggcggaggattagcctagtgagccgcggcgccggcttctttggtctttttgtttatttgaaaggcagatttagagagggagagacagacagagcttctattcactggttcactccctaagtggcctcagtggccggaggtgggccagtccaaagccaggagccaggagcttcttccgggtctcccatgtgggtgcaggggcccaactgcttggaccatcctctgctgctttcccaggccactagcattCATGTATAGGATGCTGACCCTGGCTCtttggtatgtgtgtgttttttttctaaagatttatttatttacttgagaggtggagagacagatgaccacaactgttggagctgggccagtccgaagccaggagccaagagcttcttctgggtctcccacgtgggtgcaggggccatcttccattgattgtttttccaggccatcagcagggagctggatcagaagtggagcagccaggactcaaaccactcaTGGGATATAGCACCACAGggagatgcttaacctactatgccacagtgctggttcctaaagatttatttactttttaaaagatttttttatttgaaagagttacagagagaggcagagtcagagagagagaggtcttccatccactggttcacttcccaaatggccgcaacggccagagctgagctgatccagagccagcagcttctttcatgtctccacgtgggtgcaggggtccaagacttgggccatcttctcctgccttcccaggccataacagctggatcagaagtggagcagctgacacaagaaccagcacccatgtgggatgccggcactgcaggccagggctttaacctgctgtgccacagcgccggcccctaaagacttatttacttatttgaaaggcagagttacagagagagaccatctactggttcactccccagatggctttagtggccagcactgggccaggctaaagccaggagcttcttccaggtctctcacatgggtggcagaggcctaaacacttggattctctgctgttttcccagaccactggcagggaaagcactggaagacccaggcacttgtgcccctgctacccatgtggaggaccagaatggagttcctggtttcaacctggcccagatctgcctgttgcagccatttggggagggagccagcaaatgcaagatttctctgtccctttctctctgtaattctgcctttcaaatagatactcACGTGATACATACATCCATCTCAAAAGGTCTTTGCAAATTCGGTAACTGCAGGCAGGCACATAGAGTGAGGGTGGCCGGCTAGGGGCTGTGGCGCACGAGGGGCCCAGGCACCGCTTCTTCGCTGGGAACACCTGGCCGCACAGGGGTCTGGTGCTGGCGGACCTTTCAGTGTTCTGGGGAAAGGGCAACATGGGGATTTTGAAAAcagatttgaaaattttgaaacttAAACACACCCGTAGGCTGGATGTGGAAAAATGGCAAGAAATGTGGTTTGGGTCTTTTTAAATCTGGTGGACGTGGAGGTAGCCACGTGCACTGTCAGCTGCTGCGCTCTGTCCATTCGCACTGACCGCTCGTCGTCTTAGGTGGTGAACGTTAGGACACAAGTGTACTTCTTGCTCTTTTTAATGTCGTTTAATATGTAAATTTCAGATCATGTTAAATGGGATCGAGATtttcaaaaaacttaaaaactggCTTTGAAGTGCCATACCTGCACTATTAGCCAATGCTTTCCTAGTATTTCAATGAATAGGTGATTGAATATAATTTCTTAGAAAAATGTGCTTGCACAATAGATAATCAGAGCGAAGACGGCGGAGTGTGACAGCAGTGCGTTTACAGACGATGCTTGGCAAATTTGCAGCTCCAGTGTTTGTGACTGAGTCAGACCCATAAATTAACCCTAACAATAGCAGAAGAGCGGCAAACgggttaagttttaaaaaatcctgaGAGTTGGATGATTCACAATAATTATCTAAAAAATACTTTACTACCATGTTAAATATTTACTTCTagcttaaaaaagcaaaatatctcCTCAAAGCATCAATATCG is a window encoding:
- the MOCS3 gene encoding adenylyltransferase and sulfurtransferase MOCS3 — encoded protein: MAAREEVLALRAQVAQREEELESLKQRLAAALLAEREPESEQPAPVSPLPPRASLSRDEILRYSRQLVLPELGVQGQLRLAAASVLIVGCGGLGCPLAQYLAAAGVGRLGLVDYDVVEVSNLARQVLHDEALAGQAKVFSAAASLRRLNSAVECVPYAQALTAATALDLVRRYDVVADCSDNAPTRYLVSDACVLAGRPLVSASALRFEGQITVYHYGGGPCYRCVFPQPPPADTVTSCADGGVLGVVTGVLGCLQALEVLKIAAGLGPSYSGRLLLFDALSGCFRCIGLRGRRPDCAACGERPTVTALQDYEALCGSSATEKCRSLQLLGPEERISVTDYKRLLDAGAPHLLLDVRPRVEVDICRLPHALHVPLKLLERRDAESLRLLGEAVRERGRAAPEGAALRVCVICKLGNDSQKAVRILQALPQVPELASLRVQDVAGGLMAWAAKVDGSFPQY